One stretch of Vicinamibacteria bacterium DNA includes these proteins:
- a CDS encoding sulfite exporter TauE/SafE family protein has protein sequence MSFRNVLFVGLGGVTIFYALRGWSALREQTPKAVWPTPLQTAIGFVTNFFDTLGIGSFATTASLFRSWSLVEDRLIPGTLNVGHTLPTIAQAFIYIAIVDVDPTTLFAMIVAACLGAWLGAGVVAGWSAYRVRIGMGIALLAAATLMLLTQLKIFPSGGDTLGLSGVRLWLGVVANFVLGALMSLGIGLYAPCLILISLLGMSPKGAFPIMMGSCAFLMPASSARFLRAKSADLQASQGLALGGVPAVLFAAFIVTSLPLDYVRGLVILVVLYTAVSMLRAALVTGSDARQGHTNPRAK, from the coding sequence GTGAGCTTTCGGAATGTCTTGTTCGTAGGACTTGGAGGCGTCACGATCTTCTACGCCCTCCGAGGCTGGTCTGCGTTGCGCGAGCAGACACCAAAGGCGGTTTGGCCCACCCCGCTCCAGACCGCCATCGGTTTCGTGACCAACTTCTTTGACACGCTCGGCATCGGCTCGTTCGCGACAACGGCATCGCTCTTTCGCTCTTGGAGCCTCGTGGAGGACCGCCTGATCCCCGGCACCTTGAACGTCGGACATACGCTGCCGACCATCGCTCAGGCTTTCATCTACATCGCAATTGTCGACGTCGACCCGACGACCCTGTTCGCGATGATCGTGGCTGCATGTCTGGGCGCCTGGTTGGGGGCAGGGGTCGTAGCGGGCTGGTCGGCCTACAGGGTCCGAATAGGCATGGGCATCGCGCTCCTCGCGGCTGCGACGCTGATGCTGCTGACCCAGCTCAAGATCTTCCCCTCCGGCGGTGACACGCTCGGCCTATCCGGCGTCCGGTTGTGGCTCGGAGTGGTGGCCAATTTCGTCTTGGGGGCTCTGATGTCGCTCGGGATTGGCCTCTACGCGCCGTGCCTGATCCTGATCAGCCTGCTCGGCATGTCGCCCAAAGGGGCCTTCCCGATAATGATGGGCTCGTGCGCATTTCTGATGCCGGCGAGCAGCGCACGCTTTCTGCGCGCGAAGAGCGCCGACCTGCAGGCATCCCAGGGGCTGGCGTTGGGCGGCGTGCCGGCCGTCCTCTTCGCTGCCTTTATTGTGACGTCGCTCCCCCTCGACTACGTTCGCGGTTTGGTGATTTTGGTCGTCCTCTACACCGCGGTCTCTATGCTGCGCGCAGCCCTTGTGACGGGATCAGACGCTCGGCAGGGTCACACGAACCCGCGCGCGAAATAA